CGCGGCGGGGGGTCGACGTAGCGCAGCTCGAAGGGCCGAGGCGCAACCCAGTGACCGTCCAGTTCGTCCGCATGTGCCGCCAACTGCTCCTGTATCGGGGGCAGCGATTCGGGGTCGGCGACCTCGGGCATCGGTTGCTGGTAGTCGAGCGACTCGAATGGCACGTTGAATGAGGCGAGTGCCTCGAGCAGGATCTGCCCGTCCTGGCGGGCGGTGATCTTGCGGGTGGACAACGTGCCGCCGTCGCGTGCCACGTCGACGTGGAGGTCGACCGGGTGGCGGGCATCGCCGGCTCGCACGTAGTAGACATGCACGCTGTGCGCTGCGCGGCCCGGCGCAGTGAGGCTTGCCGCCATCAGCGCTTGGCCGGCGATGTGGCCGCCCACGATGTGATGGCCCGGGTTGTCCAGCTGGGTGGCGATGAATTGGTGGTCGTCAACGCGGACAACGTGGAGGGTGTCGATGACATCGGCCAGCGTCGGCCAGCGGTAGCTCATCCGGGCATCTTGTCATCCGGTTCACGGATGTCTGGCGAAGTGTCCTCCCCGATCTGTCTCAGATTCGGGGTGGCTGGACGCCGCACTTTGACAGCAGAGCATCAGAATAAATGATGCTATGCTGTCACAGTGCGCACGACCGTGACGCTTGACGACGACACACTCGCGCTGGTTCGCCGACGCATGCGCGAGCGCGGCGTCTCGTTCAAACAGGCGCTCAACGACGCCATTCGCGACGGCGCCCACGGCCGACCGGCCCCGACGCCGTTCGAGACCACGGTGGCCGACCTCGGGGTTCCCGCAGTCAACCTCGACCGCGCGTTACAGCTGGCCGCTGAACTCGAAGACGAGGAGTTGCTGCGCCGGCAACGGCGCGGCGCATGAAGATCGTCGACGCCAATGTGCTTCTCTATGCGGTAAATTCGGCCGCCGAGCACCACAGAGCCAGTAGGCGCTGGCTCGACAACGCGCTCTCTGGCGCCGACACAGTCGGCTTGGCGTGGGTGCCGCTACTTGCCTTCGTTCGGCTGACCACAAAGATCGGGCTCTTCCCCGCACCCCTACACCCGGCCGACGCGATGCGTCAGGTTGAACAATGGTGCAGCGCTCCGGGGGCGGTGGTGATCGGCCCCACCGAGCGCCATCCGCAGCAGCTCGGCGGCCTGCTGTCCCACATCGGCACCGGCGGAAACCTCGTCAACGACGCGCACTTGGCTGCGTTGGCGCTCGAACACCGAGCGGGAATCGTCAGCTACGACAACGACTTCGGACGCTTCGATGGCGTGCGCTGGGACACCCCGGACGCCCTGCTGAACCCCTGACACGAGGGCGCCGACTCACAACACACTTCGATGTCGAAGCATTACGCTCAAGGGTATGGGCTACTCGTTGAATCCTGTCCAACTCCGGGCGTACTTCGCGCTGATGGAGTCGGTGAGCTTGCTTCAGTATGCGGTGCGCCGACAGTTGCAGGACGCCGGAGACCTCAGCTACGTGCAGTTCGAGATCCTGGCCAAGCTGGCCGACGCCGACCAACCGCTCACCATGACCAGCCTCGCCGACGGCGTCGTGTACAGCCGCTCGGGTCTGACCCATCAGGCCGGACTCCTCGAGAAGCAGGGGTTGATCACTCGCGCGGGCTCGTCTGAGGACCAGCGTGCCACGGTTGTCGAAATCACCGACGCGGGGCGCGCCCGCGTCGCCCAGGTGATGCCCGGGCACGTCGAGGTGGTGCGCGAGCTGTTGTTCGATTCGCTGTCCGATAACGAGGTCCGCAGGCTCGGCGATATGATGAGCAAGGCCCGCGACCACATGCGTGCCCGCCCGCCCCGATCTGCCGCCCCGCGCGGACGCGCCGGGGCCGTTAAATAGCGGTGCCACATCGCATTCCGTTAAGCTGACGTCCGCCAAGCCGCTGTGTCGAGTGCAGCACCGGGGTGTCCGGGTAACCCTGGCCGAGCACCGAGGGTGGGCGCCCTCGGTGTTGATCAGTTCCGCACTGCCGCGTTGGGAGTAGAAGTAGCCATCAGGTCGGTCGGGCTGGCCCCGGGCCCGTAGGCCCGGCCACGTGTCATCGGTGACATCGCGATGCGGTTGGCCAGCTGAATCTCCCGCCCAGCAGAACGGGATCGAATGCGTTGGTCATGTCAAGTCTTCCTTCCCGGTGAAAATGCCTGGGGCACTCGGTGTTAGCGCTCGGTGGGGATGAGCAGGGTCTTGCCGTGCAGTCGGCCGGCATCGGAGTCGTCGTGCACGGCCGCGGCATCTGCCAGCGGACGGCGGTCGGCGATCTCGATGCGCAGGCGGCCGTCGTCAACGCGGTCGACCAGTTCGGCCAGTTGGGCAGCGTCGCTGCGGACGAATACCCGCTGGGTGCGGACTCCTCGGGGCGGATCCTGCGGGCCGAAGACCATGGTGCCGACGTGGAAGCCGCCGTCGGTGACGACGCTGATGAGGGCGTCGGTCTGCTCGTCGGTGGTGCTGACCAGGTTGAGCACCACGTCGAACGGGGCGCCATTGATGTCGATCGGCGACCGCCCGTAGTCGATGTAGTCGACAATTCGGTCGGCTCCCAGGCCACGCAGCCGCTCGGCGTCGCGGTCCTTGGCCGTGGCGGTGACCGCGGCGCCGGCCTGCTTGGCCAGCTGAACGGCGTAGCCACCGACCGCGCCGGAGGCCCCGTTGATCAGCACCGACTGCCCGCTCGTAAGCCCGGCGATCTCGAACAGGGCCTGCCAAGCCGTTAGCGCGGGTTCGGGCAGTGCTGCGGCGTCGGCCAGCGGCACCGACGTCGGCGCCGTGGCCAGCGATTCGGCGGGCACCAAGCTGTATTCGGCGGCGGCGCCGTCGGCATCAAGCGGCAGGAACGCGACGACCGCGTCGCCGACCTTCCAATCCTGCACTCCCTCACCGATTTCGGTGATGGTGCCCGCGACGTCGACGCCCGGAATGTGGGGGAAGTTGACCTCGTACACCTCGGCCAGATAACCGCCACGGATGCCGGCGTCCACCGGGTTGAACGCAGTCGCCGCCACTTTGACCAGCACCTGTTGCGGTCCGGGTACTGGGCGCGGGGCCTCCTCGTACCGCAGAACGTTGCTGTCGCCGTATTCGTGGTACCGAACAGCCTTCATGATGCCCTCCTGAGATCGTTTGCTTCGATGTCGAAGCAGTACAGTTACGGTGGGTGCAACTTGCTTCGGTGTCGAAGCAATCCCCAAGCGGTGTGTGAGTGCCGTCACATGTTCGGTCTGGGGCCGGGCCCCGGCGGGCGTTGCGCCGCAAGCACGTCCCGCCGTGGATTCAACGGGCGAGGATTAACGCGTTACTTCCGAGGCGACGCTTGAGTGGGCGATCGGCTCACGCCGACCCGCCTTCGGCGTGACGCGTTGGCTCTCGCATGCCGGTGAAGTGCTCGACCAACAGGCGAACACGTTGTGAGACATGGTCGGGCCGTAATCGTTTGGTGGCGCCCAGGGTGACCAGCCCGTGCAATGCGGCCCAGAACACCTCGGTGAGCGTGTCGACGTCGTGCCCAGGGCCGACTCGAGCGAGTGCCTGATGCAGCGCGGCGAAAGCCGACAACAACTCGGCCGGTGTGTCGTCGGCGCCGAA
The Mycobacterium sp. 050128 genome window above contains:
- a CDS encoding antitoxin — its product is MRTTVTLDDDTLALVRRRMRERGVSFKQALNDAIRDGAHGRPAPTPFETTVADLGVPAVNLDRALQLAAELEDEELLRRQRRGA
- a CDS encoding NADP-dependent oxidoreductase; translation: MKAVRYHEYGDSNVLRYEEAPRPVPGPQQVLVKVAATAFNPVDAGIRGGYLAEVYEVNFPHIPGVDVAGTITEIGEGVQDWKVGDAVVAFLPLDADGAAAEYSLVPAESLATAPTSVPLADAAALPEPALTAWQALFEIAGLTSGQSVLINGASGAVGGYAVQLAKQAGAAVTATAKDRDAERLRGLGADRIVDYIDYGRSPIDINGAPFDVVLNLVSTTDEQTDALISVVTDGGFHVGTMVFGPQDPPRGVRTQRVFVRSDAAQLAELVDRVDDGRLRIEIADRRPLADAAAVHDDSDAGRLHGKTLLIPTER
- a CDS encoding type II toxin-antitoxin system VapC family toxin, whose amino-acid sequence is MKIVDANVLLYAVNSAAEHHRASRRWLDNALSGADTVGLAWVPLLAFVRLTTKIGLFPAPLHPADAMRQVEQWCSAPGAVVIGPTERHPQQLGGLLSHIGTGGNLVNDAHLAALALEHRAGIVSYDNDFGRFDGVRWDTPDALLNP
- a CDS encoding MarR family winged helix-turn-helix transcriptional regulator produces the protein MGYSLNPVQLRAYFALMESVSLLQYAVRRQLQDAGDLSYVQFEILAKLADADQPLTMTSLADGVVYSRSGLTHQAGLLEKQGLITRAGSSEDQRATVVEITDAGRARVAQVMPGHVEVVRELLFDSLSDNEVRRLGDMMSKARDHMRARPPRSAAPRGRAGAVK
- a CDS encoding acyl-CoA thioesterase; its protein translation is MSYRWPTLADVIDTLHVVRVDDHQFIATQLDNPGHHIVGGHIAGQALMAASLTAPGRAAHSVHVYYVRAGDARHPVDLHVDVARDGGTLSTRKITARQDGQILLEALASFNVPFESLDYQQPMPEVADPESLPPIQEQLAAHADELDGHWVAPRPFELRYVDPPPRLAIDLAEPAPRLRMWWRANGSVPDDEVLHSCLLTYLSGTTMVEPALVMRRATPVSTFNALIDHALWFHRPVDLADWVLSDQVSASGVAGRGLTTSTMYNREGQMVCVATQELYFGRGG